GCTGGCCGAGACCCCGCTCGATCGCTCGGGCGCTGAGCCGGCCCGGGGCCGCGTCCGGGACCTGGCCGGCGTCCTCGCAGCGGGCCAGATCGCGGGGCACCCCGTGCCCGGCTTCGACGGCGTACCGGGCGCCGCCGAGCAGCACGTCGTACAGTTGTGCCCGGTCGGCGAGCTGCCAAGTACCGCCCCGGCGCAGACCGCGGGGGACCGTGTGGCCGAGGGTGTCCATCAGCGGGCCGAGCGCGGTCGCGAGCTGGTCCTGGTCCAGCTGGGCGGCGAGCAGCCGGACGCCGCAGGAGATGTCGAACCCGACACCGCCGGGGGAGACCACGCCGCCGGCACTGACGTCGGTCGCGGCGACGCCGCCGATGGGGAAGCCGTAGCCCCAGTGGACGTCCGGCATGGCGTAGGAGGCGGTGACGATGCCGGGCAGGGTGGCGACGTTGGCGACCTGCTCCAGCGACTTGTCCCCGGTCGCTTCGGGCAGGAGCTCCCGGGTCGAGTAGACGATGCCCGGCACCCGCATGGGGCCGTGCCGGGGGATGCGGAAGCGATACCGGGTCTCGGGGATGACGTCCATCGTGTCCTCACACGTCGATGGTGACCGAGCACGACCAACCGTCCGGGCCGGGTGCGCAGCGCAGTTCGTGCAGCGACACCGCCTTCGGGACGGAACCGACGGGGGTCGCGGCCGCGGCGTCGATCATGGTGAACCGGGCGCGCAGCCTGCCGGGGGCCGCCTGGATGTCGGTGTGGACCGGGATCTCGCCGGCGGTGTCGAGCCGGTAGATGACGTCGTCGAGCACGGCGGCGAGGAGATCCGCGTCGCCGTCCGCGCGCACGTCTTGTTCGACGACACGGTGCGGCTCGGTGCCGGACGGTTCCGCGAAGCTTGCCACCATGCCGGCGACGGCCTCGGCGATGCAGCGCTCGCGGGTCGTTGCCCACGCCTCGACGCGCAAGTCGGCCGTGTGGGCCACGGCCCGGTGGCCGGACGGGCGTCTTTCGGTCATCTGGTTCTCCAGCCGTGCCCGGCGGTGAGCCGCGGGTGTCCGCCGGTGGCCAGTATTCGCGCGTGCGTGATGATCGGATAGGGGCCAAAGTCGATTCCCCGGGCACAAGTGTTGCCACCGAAGACTTCGTGCTCTCGTGGGGATCCCGGTGCCGCCCGGTGCGGGCTCCGGGGCCGTGGGGCTTCCGGAGCAGGATCGAGGAGATCGCTCACCTCGGCGACACCGGCGGCGGTCGAGCGGAACCGTCGGTCCGGCTCACGAGGCCGCCCGCGAGAGACGGTATCCGGGCACGAGGACCGGCCGGCCGGCCTCGAAGCGAACCCACACCGAGCCCGGTCGCAGGTCGGGATCCTGCACGATGACGACGCCACGAGCGCCGTGGTACCGACCGCCGGTCACCTTCACGCGAGCACCGTCCGGGAAGGCTTCCTCGCCGAGCGGACCGTCGGGAATCGGAAGCGGATGGCTCACCATCGGCTGCGGCCCCCTTGTTCTCACCTGCGCCTGTGCTGGTATCGACACCAGTAGACCCGCATCGGTGCTCGCGGGCAGCGCGAGTGCCGTCAGGACACTCCGGAACCACCCGCCCAAGGGATGCCCGAGCGCGGGTCGGTGCTTCGGGCCTCTGGACCGGGGGCGAAAGCCACTGGCCCGGCCGGACGCCGGAGCCGCACAGTGCCGGCATGGCGGAGTCGTCCGGGTCGAACGACGCCGGGTTCCGGCGGCGGCCGGAGCCTCGGTGGGCGTTCCCGCGGCCCGGACGAGGGCGCCTGCCCGGGCCGTCGGCGCGCGAGCCGGCTGTCGATCTCTACCGGGTCGTCGCGGTGGTCGTGGTGGTGCTCGGGCACTGGCTGGCGGCGTCGGTGACCTACACCGGCGGGCGGTTCGCCGACGAGAACGTGCTCGCCGCGCTGCCCTGGACGCGGTGGCTGACGTGGGTGTTCCAGGTGATCCCGGTGTTCTTCCTGGTCGCCGGGTACGGCGGTGCCGCGTCCTGGACGAGGTGGCCCGGCGGCTGGGCGGACTGGTTGCGGCACCGCCTGACCGGCGTGGCCGGGCCGGTGACCGCGTACGTCGTGGCGATGCTCGTGGCGGCCGAGATCCTTCGCTGGTGCGGAGCGAGCGGCGCGCAGCTGGCCTACGGTGCCTGGGCGGTCGCGTTGCACCTGTGGTTCCTGCCGGTGTACCTGGTGCTCGTGCTGCTCACGCCGGCGGCGGCGGCGCTGCAGCGACGCTGGGCAGCCGCGCCCGTCCTGCCCGCCGTGGCGGTGGTACTCGTCGACGCGCTTTCGCTGACCGGCCTGGTTCCCGTGCTCGGCTGGGCGAACTACCTCCTGGGCTGGGGCGCGGTGTTCCAGCTCGGCATCGCCTGGCACGCCGGGGTCTTCTCCGGCAGGCGGCCGCTCGTGCTGGCCGGGGGTGCACTGGGTGTCCTGGCGGTCCTGGTGTGGCTGGGTCCGTATCCGGTCAGCATGGTCGGGGTGCCGGGGGAGGCGGTGCGGAACACGTCGCCGCCGAATGCGGCTTTGCTGGCTTTTGCCGCGGTACAGGCCGGGTTGCTGGTGAGCGCCGCTCCGGCGGTGACCGCGCGGATCCGCCGTCGCTCGGCGCGGGCGAACGCGTCCGTACTGGCGGTGTACCTGTGGCACATGGTGCCGGTGGTCGTCGTCGCGCTCGTCGGCTACCCCCCAGGCCTGTTCCCGCAACCGCACGCCGGCTCGCCCGGCTGGTGGGCGTTCCGGGTGCCGTGGCTGCTGCTGCTCGCGGTCGTCATGGCCGCCGGCCTGGCGTTGCTCGCCGCCGCCCGGAGAGTGACCGCGCGGTGGTGGCCGGTTGTCGGCGTCCGGCGGTGGGCGGGGCCGGTTCTCCTCGTCGGCGTCGGCGTGATGGCGTTCGCGTTGTTCCGGTTCGCCGTGCACGGCTTCGCACCCGACGGCCGGTTCCCGGCAGGCACGGCCCTGCTCTACCTCGCCGGCGTCGGCCTGGTCGGAATCGGCTCGTTGCCGGCGCGGGGTGGAACGGCGGCAGAAAGGCCTTTGGTCACTTCGATCGGGGCAGAACGGCTGCGGCGGCTCCGGACGAGCGGCGGTTTCGTGGAGCGGAGCAGCGATCGAGGGAAGGAGAACGAGGTGGCCTCACTCATTCCACGGACCAAGGTGAAGCTCCCCGCCGTGAGCGACTGGTTCGACCTGGCCTGGCCGTTCGGCGAGCGCTACCCGGTCCGGATCGAGGAAACCGCGGCGGACGGGAAGTACACGGTCCGGGCGGAGTTGCCCGGGTTCGACCCGGAGAAGGGCGTCCACGTGTCGGCCGGGGCCGGGTCGTTGACCATTTCGGCCGAGCGGGAGGCGACGTCCGAGCGGAAGGGCCGCAGCGAGTTCCGCTACGGCTCGTTCAGCCGCACCGTGTCGCTGCCCGAAGGCGCGGAGACCGCGAAGATCGCCGCCACCTATGCCAACGGGATCCTCGAAGTGACGGTGCCGTACGAGGAGCGCGAGACGGGCGAGCAGGTCGAGGTCCCGATCACGAAGAACTGAGCGGAGCAGGGCGCGATTCCGCCGCCGCTGCCGCGCCGGTTTCTCAGGTGATGGGGTGATGGTGGTACTTCGGCGGTGCTTCGAGCGGTTGCAGGACGTCACCCAGCCTGCGCCGCGGAGGTGCGGCCAGGGGCTCGGCGTTGGCGGCCGCCCATCCGATGCGCAGGACGACCTGGGGGACGGAACCGCCCGTGACGAGCTTCTTGACGGTCTGGCGGACGCCGGGGAGCTGCAGCGGTTCGGTGAGCGGGCAGGAGGACAGCCCGAACGCGGTCGCTTTCAGCAGTACTACGCTCGTCGCTTCGCCCGCGCGCAGGCGGGACAAGCGGTCGTCGCCGGCGGTGCTCAGCACCAGCAGCACCGTTTCCGTGTTTTCCCGGCGGTTACCGGGCCTCGCCGTGAGGTGGCCCATGGTCGCCGATCGGGTTCGCGCCGAGCCGCCGGCGCGAGCGGTGTCGCCCTTGGGGCGGAGCCGATATGCGGTTCTGAGGGCCGGCCCGGTGTAGACGGCGTGCGTACCGGGATGCCGCCGGGCGGCCTCGGCGATCGCAGCCGTGAGGTAGTGCCGGGCCGAGCCGGTGACCACGTGCAGCTCGGCGCCCTCCCTCACCGCTGCCCGCGCGAGCGATTGGACGTACTCGCCGGGAACGGGCCAAGCGCTGTGGCGTCGTCGGTCGGCGCGTCGGTGCGGGATCGCAGCCGCCAGGACGATGTCCACCTCGGACGGTTCGTTCCGGTGCAGGCTCACGACCGCGAGGTGATCGGGGTTTCCGGCCTCGGGTAGCCGGTCCACCTCGGCGGCCCATCCGAGCGTCGCGAAGCCCAGCCGTAGGTGGTGCAGCGCCGTCCCACAGCCCAATACCAGGTCACGCCCGTCGGGATCGACGCGCGGCAGCCAACGGTCCGGATCGGCGAAAAGGTGCAGCCGACTGTACCCGGTCCGCCAGCGCCAGGGCTGCGCATTGTGGGCCGAGGGAGCGCGGAGTGCGACGGTCACCGCCGTGTTGATCGTCGCGGCGTCAGGGATTTCCAGCATGGCACACCTGGCTTCCCGTTTTCTACAGTCAACAACCGACGCGGGCAAACTCGGAAGAGCCGGAAGGCCCCGGCTGCGAGGACTTCCGCCGCTGCCGAGCGAGCCGACGTATCCCGCCCCACCGATCACGTGCGTCTTCGGGTCTGAAAGAGGCCCGGGTAGGGACTTCTTCCTCTATCCGGTGCACGCGCCCGTGAGAACGACGGTGGGCCAGGTCCATGATCGAAAGCAGTCGTTCCGGACGTGGCTGTCAGGGCGCGGCGAGGAAATGTGCGTCCGACCGAACAACGGGTTGTCAAAATTCTCACCTTGCCGAGTTGCAGCCGCGGTGGTCGGGTTACCGATGCATCGCCGGACTCCTGGGCTGGCAGGACGACAGATTGCCGCACAGTGATGTGCTCCCGTGTCCGGCGCGTCGTGCTTGAACTGGGGAGGACCTGAGGCCCGGGCGGCGTCCAAGGCGCGCTGGTAGCGGATTCGTCCGCGATCGAGCCGGTGGCCCCTCGCTGAACGGCCGGAGCATCGCCGCAACCCCCTTGAGCTCGTTCGGAACCCGCTCAGCACACCGGGTGCTGCCACCGCTCGTCCACTGACAGATCGTCAACCTCGGGAAGTCCTGCGCGGCCACCTGCGCTGCTACGGTCTGTGACGCAACGTGTCAGTCGGGCAGGGGAGCTGGTGCTGGTGGCGGAGTCCGCGTATCCCGTGTCGATCAAGGGCGTGCTGATCCGGGAAGACCGGGTGTTGCTGGTGCACAACGAGCGCGACGAATGGGAGCTGCCGGGCGGCCGGATCGAGGTTGGCGAGACTCCCGAACAGTGCGTCGCGCGGGAAATCGCCGAGGAAACCGGCTTGCCGGTCGAGGTGGCCGAGATCCTCGACGCCTGGGTGTACCACATCGTCGTGGCCCGCAAGGACGTGTTCATCGTGACGTACGGCTGCACCACCACCTCGACCGCGGTTCCGGTCCTCAGCCACGAGCACAGCCGGGTCGCCGAGTTCGCCGAGCACGAGATCCCCGGGCTGCGCATGCCGGACGGGTACAAGCGCTCGATCGCCACCTGGTTCGACCGGCTCCGTGCTTCGGTGACGGCGGGGTAATGGCCACGGCCGGGCGCGAGCGCTGCGGAGCAGTGCTGAGCCGCTTCGACTTCACGCCGGTCTGCCCGACCTGCCAGGCCGGTGCCAGTGCGCTCGTAGCGCGGCGCCCCGGCTCGCGCCCGGAGTGTGGATGTGGTCCGACCCGGCCGCCGTGGCCGCCCTGACCTCCCGCGACCTCGCGACCCTTCTGCGTGCCTACCGGGCGGCGAACGGCCTCAGCCAGGAAGCGCTGGCCGCGCTGCTCGGCTACGACAAGTCCTGCGTCGCGATGACGAAACCCGCAAACGCACCCCCGGCGACATCGCCGGGCGCCGGCACATCGCCCGCGCCCTCGGGCTGCCGTTCCACCTGCTCGGCGTCACCGACCCCGACGACGCCGACTTCGTCGCGCTGGTGCAGTTCGGCGACAGTGTCGTCCGGCTGGCCGAGATCGCCCGCCAGTCCGGCCGGGGCGTCGAAGCCGTCGACGAGCTGTGGCCGCTGGTCATCCGGCTCGAAGTTACTGTTGCGACAAGATTTCCGCATTCAAGGTCGATCCCGTTCAGTGCATCCTGTCGATCGTCGAAGCGATTTGAGTGGTCTAGTGGCGGAAGTCGACGATCGAGATGCCGCTCGGCTTCTTGTGTTGCCGTCGAATAGAAGTCGAGAAGCCTGATCAGCGCGGGTTCGCGATCCGGGTCGTCGTCGACTTTGCCGGTGGCGTAGAGGCGCAGGGGGTCGTGCATGCGCCACCTGTGCCGTCGGGTACCCGGCATGAGCAGGTGGGCGCGACGCAATTGTCCCGGCAAACGCCGCCCGTTACCGATGCTCACTCCGGCAAGAGCCACTGCGGCGTCAGTGTCAATCTCGGTGCCAGGGTTCAGTGTCAATAGGCGGAACATTCTCGCCTGGTCGTTTGTCAAGTGGTGGTACGACAAGTCGAAAGCACTTCGGATTGCCAGGCTGGCGTCATGGTCCGGTTCTTCCAATCTGCGCTTCTCGTCCGCCAAGAACTTGGCCAATTCGGCAAATGGCTGTGCTGCCAGTTTCCTGACCGCGTCAGGAGCGGATCCGATGCGCTCATCGTCAGGGCTGGTATCAGTGCGGTGGGCCGCATGGGGCGTTGTGCAGTCGAGGTGGCGCCGTCAGGCGACGGGATCCCGCAGGATGGTTCGGAAGTTCTCCTGTGACGTGCTCCGGTCGAAGTAGTCGAAGTAGATCTCGTGGTGCGGCCCGTTGCGGCGCAGGCCCTGGGAGTCGGCGAAGGCACCGAGCCGGGCCATCGTCTCGTCTTCGCCGGCGAACGGGCCGTGGTGGGTGACCTGGACGACTTTGCCTTCGGCGTAAGGGAAGAGGGACAGTCCCGGCGCAGCGAGGTCGGCGGGAAGCTCGGTGTCGTCAGGTACGCGGACGATCAGCCGCCAGCGCAGGTGCTCCAGCGGCACGGTCCAGTAGAACCCGGCGATGCCGACGTCGCCGTGTCCGGGGTCGAACCAGTAGAGGCCTTCGACCAGGCCGTCGTGGCCGAGCCGCTCGGCCGCCGCGACGAGTGTCGCTTTGCGGGCGTAGAACTCGTCGGTGCCGGGCAGCCCGGCACCGGTCACCGACAGGAAGGTCGCGGCGCCGATGGTCGCGATCTCGGGCTCGGCGGGGAAGGTCATCAGGTTCTCCTCGGGCGGGTCAGAGGTCGGTGAAGGTGGTGCCGGCGATGGCGGTTGCCAGCTCGGGCCCGTAGGCCGACGCCGGGGTCTGGTAGCCGGCGGTGAACCGGCCGTCGAGGACCCGGCGGGCGATTTCGACCGAGCTGTGCTGGGTGAACGTGTAGCCGGTGGGGGTGGTGACCAGCGAGCGGGCGACGCGGCCGTCGTGGCCGGTCACTTCGGCCAGTGCGAAGTAGCGGCCCTGTGCGCGCTCCTCGGCGGTGGGTCCGTCGCCGGTGGTGGCGGGAAATCCGTCGTCGGTGCCGAGGTAGACCTCGACGTCGCCGAGACCGGTGGAGTGCGGGGCGGTGATCAGGTCGCCCATCGGCACCGGAACGCACTTCTCCGGGCCGTTGCCGAAGTCGAAGGTCCGGGGTGCGGTCGTCTCGAGGCGGACGAGCTCGCCGGAGCGGCGGACGAGGATGCCGAGGTCCTCGATGCCGGCCGAGCTGGCGAGCGAACCGCGGGAGAAGCCGCCGGTCACGCGCAGCGCGATCGTGAGCTTCTCGGGCTCAGCAGTCCTGCGGGCGGTGTGCAGGGCGAGGCAGTCGCTGGGCACCACGTCCCAGCCGGTGCCGGACATCAGCATGACCCCGGCCTGAGTGGCCCGGGAGTCCAGCGACTCGGCGAGGGTGAAGGTGTCGAACTCCGCGGTGGTGTCGAGGTAGTGGGCGCCGGCCGCGAGGCAGGCTTCCAGCAGCGGGCGGGCGGTGTGCCGGAACGGGCCGGCGACGTTCAGGACGCAGTCGATGTCCTCGAGCGCGTCACGGGCGTCGCTGGCCTCGAACGTGCGGGCTTCGACGCCGAGTTCGGCCGCGAGTTCGGTGACGCGGCGCGGATCGCGGCCGGCCACGACGACGTCGAGGCCGGTTTCGACGGCTCGCCGGGCGACGAGCTGTCCGGTGTAGCCGGTGGCGCCGTAGACGAGAAGACGTCCGTGCACGGGATTTCCTTTCACTGGGCGGGTTCGATGACGACGCTAGGGCGGTACCCGGACAGGTCGGGTCCGGGAAGGCCGCCCGATCGTGTGATCCGGCGGACACCGTTTCCCGGACCCGGCCTGTCCGGGTTCTCGGTTACCGTCGCGCCTCACCATCGACGACAGGGAGAGCCATGAGTCTCGAAGAAGCCGACGCACGCGCGCTGCAGGTGCGCGCGCTGTACGAACAGCTCGAGAACCGGCTGCTGGGCCGCACCTGGACCCTGCCCGAGCTGGCGCTCGGGTTCACCAACGACGCCGCCTACGTCGGCCGCCTGGTGCTCGCGGCCGAGCGCACGTGGGACATCGACGGCGACGTCGACGCCGAGCTGCGGCACAAGCTCGCCGAATGCCTGTGGTGGGTGTTCGTCCTCGGCGACCGCCTCGGCGTGGACGTCCCGGCGGCCTATGAGTCCACGATGGACAAAATCGGCGGCGGCCTCGAACGCGCGGTGCGTGGCAAGTCGTCCTAGGAGCGCCACACCCCGGAAGCCGTGACCTTCCGGTTTCCGGGCCGCCGAGTGATGCTCGAGGAACGACTTCCGCCACGATCCGAGGGACCACGATGCTCGCATCCACGCACCTGCCCGGCAGCTCGATGCTCCGCGTCACGACTCGTGCCGTCAGGCCCGAAAGGCGGCCGGGCGGTAGCCTCGACGCCATGGCCGCTGCCTCCTCCACACCGCTGGGCGAGTTCCTGCGCGCCGGCCGAGCCCGGCTCGACCCCGCCGACGCGGGGCTGGCCGGCGCGGGCGGCAACCGGCGGGTGGCCGGGTTGCGCCGGGAAGAGGTCGCGGTGCTGGCCGGGGTCAGCGCCGACTACTACGCCCGCCTGGAACAAGGCCGCGAACGCAACCCCTCGGCCCAGGTCCTCGCCGCGATCGGCCGGGCGCTGCGGCTGACCGCGGACGGCAAGGAGCACCTCTACCGCCTGGCCGGGCTCAACCCGCGCCTCGGCGGCGCGAGCGACCGGGACGCCGTGCACCCGTCGCTGCTGCAGCTGCTCGAGGCCTTCCCGGCGTCGGCGGCCTACGTGCTGAGCCCGAGCTTCGACATCCTGGCCACCAACACCCTCGCCTCGGCGCTGCTGGCGCCGTTCGAGGGCATGCGCAACATGGTCCGCGTCCAGTTCACCCACCCCGCGGCGAAAACGGTGTTCGTCCAGTGGCCGACCGTCGTCCGCGACACCGTGTACGCGCTGCGGCTCAACGCCGGGCGCTTCCCGGACGACCCGGAGATCGCCGGCCTGGTCGAGGAGATGCTGGAGATCTCCGAGGACTTCCGGAAGCTGTGGTCCGACCAGCTCGTCGGCGCGCTCACGCGGGCGTTCAAGGTGTTCGTGCACCCGGAGGCGGGCCGGGTCGAGCTGACCTACCAGACCTTCGACGTCCACGACGCGCCCGGCCAGCAGCTGCTGGCCGGCACGGCCGAGCCGGGCAGCCGCAGCGCCGAGGCCTTGGCCTTCCTCGCCTCCCTCCACGCCGGGCACTGACCCCGGAGCCATGCGCTTCGCCGACGAGCTGGTCGGCCCGGCCGTCGTGTCCGCGCTCGTCGCCGCGGTCCGCCCAGCCGCGCCCCAGCCGCACGCCCTCCTCGCCGCGGCCGACGCCCTACCGCCGCTCACCCTGCGCCGGCGGGGACGGCTGGTCCGCGACGCCCTGCTGACCGACCTGCCCGGCTCTTACGCTTCCTTCGCCGCCACCATGCGGACGGCGCGCGAGCGGTCGCCGTCCTTCCGCGGGTGGCTGATCTGGCCGGTCACCAGCGCGGTCGCGGTCAAGGCGATCGAGGACGGCACGACCGCGGCCTTCGACGACGCCCTGGCCCTGCTGGCCGAGTTCACCCCGCTGCTGACCTCGGAGTTCGCGCTGCGCGCACTGCTGCGCCACGACCTCGAGCGCGCCCTCGCCGTCGCGAGGACGTGGACCACGCACGACAGCGAGGACATCCGTCACCTCGCTGCCGAGGGGACCCGCCCGCTGCTGCCGTGGGCCGACCGGGTCCCGGGATTGCGCGCGGAGCCCCGGCGCACCCGGCCGATCCTCGACGCGCTGCACCGGGACCCGAGCGAATACGTGCGGCGTTCGGTCGCCGCGCATCTGCGGGACGTGAGCCGGCTCGACCCCGACCTGGCCGTGGCGACCGCGACGGTGTGGAGCGTCCAGCCGACCGAGGACGTCGCCCGGCTTGTGGCGCACGGCCTGCACGGCCTGGTCCGGCGGGGGCATCCCGGCGCTGCCGGGCTGCTCGGCGGCTGAGCCCGGTTCAGCTGTTGTGCTCCGCCAGTGCGAGGGCGCGGCGGCGGACCGCGTCCCGGACTTCGGCGGGAGAGACGACGGTCAGCGGCAGGCCCAGCCGGACCAGGCGATCGGCGAGGGACTCGACGTCGGTGCCGCCGAGCTCCACGATCGTGGCGTCCGGGCCGTCGGGCCGGTGGACGCCCTGGGGCGGCGGGACCGCGCGCATCGCCTGATCCAGGGGGACGTGCAGGCGCACGACAGCGTAGAGCGGGTAGCCACTGGTGAGGGTTTCGGCGACGAACTTCGCGGCGTCCGGTGGGTCGTCGACGCGCACGACCTGACCGGTCGGTTCGGCGCGGACGACGCGGTCGGCCCGGAAGGTGCGCCACGCGCCGCGGTCGGCGTCGCGCGCCACCAGGTACCAGCGGTTCCCGGTGAACACCAGCCGGTGCGGGTCCACCATGCGCGTGCTGCCGGTTCCGTGCGCGTCCCGGTAGGACAGTCGCAAGCGCTCGCTGCGGCGGCACGCCGTGGCCAGGCCGGCGAGCAGGCCGGGCGACAGCGGCAGCCCGCCGGCGCGGGTGGTGTGTTCGAACACGTCGTCCATCGCCCCGAGCTGGGTGGCCACCCGGGCGGGCAGCAGCTGCCGCAGCTTGAGCAAGGCCGACAGCACGGCCTGGTCGTCACCGAGCAAGCCGGTCTGGGCCGCTTCCCGCAGGGCGACGGTGACGGCGAGCGACTCCTCGTCGTCGAGCACGAGCGGGATCTGGTGGTGCCCGGGCCGCATCCGGTAGCCACCCCACCGGCCCGGGTCGGACTCGACGTCGTAGCCGAGTTCGCGCAGGCGCGCGATGTCGCGGCGCACGGTGCGGTCGGTGACCTCCATCCGCCGGGCGAGCTCGTCGGCGGTCCAGCTCGGCCGGGACGAGAGCAGCGACAGCAGGCGCAACAGGCGTGAGGAGGTACCGATCACACGGTTCGACGCTACCGGACCACAGTGGACGTTCACTCCTCGGCGGCGTTGTTCCACATCCGGAAGGTGCCGACGCGGCCGTTCGACGCGAAGGTCAGCGTCCAGAGGTTGTCGAACGCGCCGAACTCGGCGTAGGTGCCGCGCCCGCGCACCGCGGCGGTGTCGCCGGTGATCATCAGGATCTCCCAGTCGAAGGTCCAGCCGTTCTTCTGCCATTCGTCGCGGCCTTGCCAGCCTTCGACGATCTCGTCGCGACCGATCCAGTCGGTTTCGTACGGCCGTTCGTGGTACTCGGCTGTTTTGGTGAAGAGCGCTTCGATGTCTTTGCGCGCGCTGGTGGTCCAGGCGTGCACGTACTTCTCGATCCACTTCTCGACCACGTCCCGGTTCGGCATGGTGCTCCCTTCGCTCACCCTCGATCTTCGGACCGGAACGTCCGCCCGGGAAGGCACGGGCTTCCTGGGTGTGGCACACCCAGGAGCACGCGGCCTTCCCGCCGGGCTCGCGGCCGGGCATCGTCGGCCGGGTACCCACCACATCGGACACGGAGAACCGGATGCCTCTCACCGACTACCGCACCCTCGGCCGTTCGGGGTTGCGCGTCAGCCCGCTCGCGCTGGGCGCCATGAACTTCGACGACGGAAGCTGGGGCTCGGCCCCGGAGACGTCGTTCGAGATCCTCGACCGCTACCTCGACACCGGCGGGAACTTCGTCGACACCGCCAACATGTACAACGCCGGGGCCTCGGAAGAAACCCTCGGCCGGTACTTCGCCGCCCGGCCAGGCCGCCGGGACCGGATCGTGCTGGCGACCAAGTTCACCGGCAGCATGGACGCGAGCGACCCCAACTCCGGCGGCGCGGGCCGGAAGGCGATCCGCGCGCAGCTCGACGCCTCCTGCGCCGGCTGAACACCGACCACGTCGACCTCTACTGGATGCACCAGTGGGACCGGCACACCCCGATCGAAGAAACGCTGTCCACACTGGACGACCTCGTCCGCGCGGGCAAGGTGCACGCCATCGGCCTGTCCAACACCCCGGCCTGGTGGGTCGCCGAAGCGGCCACGATCGCCCGCCTCCGCGGCTCGGTGCCGGTCGCCGCACTGCAGGTGGAGTACTCGCTGCTCGCCCGCACCGTCGAAGGCGAGACGTTCGGCGCCGCCCGGCACTTCGGCCTCGGCGTCACCCCGTGGAGCCCGCTGGCCAGCGGGGCCCTGTCCGGCAAGTACTCCCGGGCCAAGACCACGGCCGAAGGGTCCGGCCGCTCCGCCTACGCGGGCACGCACCTCACCGAATCGACCTTCGTGCTGCTGGACGCGCTGGAGAAGATCGCCGCCGAGCTCGGCACGACCGTCGCCGCGACCGCGCTCGCGTGGGTCCGGCAGCGGTCCGAGGTCACCGCGACGCTGATCGGCGCCCGCACCGTGGCCCAGCTCGAGAGCAACCTCGCCTCGATCGACGTCACCCTCACCGCCGAGCACCTCGCCGAGCTCGACGGTCTCACCACGCCGTCCCTGAACTACCCGCACGCCGTGAGCGAGTCCATGGTCGGGTTCCAGCAGGGCGACACCACCATCAACGGCCTGTCCGCGCAGGCTTTCGTCCGCTGAAAGGCTTTTCCGTGACCATCACCTTCATCACCGGCGCCAACCGCGGCATCGGCTACGAAGCCGTCCGGCGGTTGGCCGGCCTCGGCCACCAGGTCCTGCTGGGCGTCCGTGACCCCGAACGCGGCGCGAAGGCCGCAGCCGAGCTGGGGGCCCGGTTCGTCGCCATCGACGTCACCGACCAGGCTTCGGTCGAGGCCGCGGCCGCCGACGTCCTCGCGCACGAAGGCCGGATCGACGTCCTGGTCAACAACGCCGGTATCGCCGGCCCGGTCATCACCGACATCCACGACCTCACGGCCGCGGACGCCGAGCGCGTCATGCGGACCAACTACCTCGGCACCCTCCGCACCACCCGCGCCTTTCTCCCGTTGCTGGAAAAGTCGGCCGCGCCGCGCATCGTCAACGTGTCCAGCAGCATGGGGTCGTTCGCCCGGTCGCTGGACCCGGCCACGCTGGAGCACGCGAACCCGCTGCCCTTCTACCAGCCGAGCAAGTCGGCGATCAACATGCTCACGCTGAAGTACGCCGAGGCGCTCCCGCGGTTCCGGGTCAACATCGCCGACCCGGGCCCGACCGCCACCGAGATCAACGGGTACCTGGGCACCCAGACCGTCACCGAAGGCTCCGACGCGATCATCGAGCTCGCCACGGTCGCCCCGGACGGACCGACCGGCAGCTACCGCGACC
This genomic window from Amycolatopsis mongoliensis contains:
- a CDS encoding SDR family NAD(P)-dependent oxidoreductase — protein: MTITFITGANRGIGYEAVRRLAGLGHQVLLGVRDPERGAKAAAELGARFVAIDVTDQASVEAAAADVLAHEGRIDVLVNNAGIAGPVITDIHDLTAADAERVMRTNYLGTLRTTRAFLPLLEKSAAPRIVNVSSSMGSFARSLDPATLEHANPLPFYQPSKSAINMLTLKYAEALPRFRVNIADPGPTATEINGYLGTQTVTEGSDAIIELATVAPDGPTGSYRDRDGVVPW
- a CDS encoding helix-turn-helix transcriptional regulator, which codes for MIGTSSRLLRLLSLLSSRPSWTADELARRMEVTDRTVRRDIARLRELGYDVESDPGRWGGYRMRPGHHQIPLVLDDEESLAVTVALREAAQTGLLGDDQAVLSALLKLRQLLPARVATQLGAMDDVFEHTTRAGGLPLSPGLLAGLATACRRSERLRLSYRDAHGTGSTRMVDPHRLVFTGNRWYLVARDADRGAWRTFRADRVVRAEPTGQVVRVDDPPDAAKFVAETLTSGYPLYAVVRLHVPLDQAMRAVPPPQGVHRPDGPDATIVELGGTDVESLADRLVRLGLPLTVVSPAEVRDAVRRRALALAEHNS
- a CDS encoding helix-turn-helix domain-containing protein: MAAASSTPLGEFLRAGRARLDPADAGLAGAGGNRRVAGLRREEVAVLAGVSADYYARLEQGRERNPSAQVLAAIGRALRLTADGKEHLYRLAGLNPRLGGASDRDAVHPSLLQLLEAFPASAAYVLSPSFDILATNTLASALLAPFEGMRNMVRVQFTHPAAKTVFVQWPTVVRDTVYALRLNAGRFPDDPEIAGLVEEMLEISEDFRKLWSDQLVGALTRAFKVFVHPEAGRVELTYQTFDVHDAPGQQLLAGTAEPGSRSAEALAFLASLHAGH
- a CDS encoding nuclear transport factor 2 family protein; the encoded protein is MPNRDVVEKWIEKYVHAWTTSARKDIEALFTKTAEYHERPYETDWIGRDEIVEGWQGRDEWQKNGWTFDWEILMITGDTAAVRGRGTYAEFGAFDNLWTLTFASNGRVGTFRMWNNAAEE